The genomic interval GGCCTCGGCCGTCTCGGCGAACGCGGGCAGGAAGCGGACGCGCACCTCGTCGATGCGTCCGTCGGGGCTGCGGATCATCCGCCACGCCGAGCCGAGGTGCCGGGCCATGGTGAAGCTCTCGGGCACCTCGAAGCGCGTGTCCGTCAGTTCGACCCGCGTGAAGCGCGAGAGCCGCAGGTTCCGCGCCTCCCCGCGCTCGCCGCGGCCGTGGTGCAGGCCCGTGACGTACCAAGCCCGCCGCGAGAAGTGCAGCTCCCAGGGGTCGAAGCGGAAGGATTCCGGCGGCTTGGTCAGGCTCTCGTAGAGGCAGGCGGCGGACCGCCGCTCGCGGATCGCCCGGTCCAGCCGCGCGTAGACGTCGTCGGCGACGCCGTCCTCCCGCGGCGAGGGCGCCAGCGACACCGCCGGCGTGGCTTCGCCGTCCGCGGCGACCAGCGCCGCCGGCAGCGCCGCCCGGAGCTTCCGCGCCGCCTCCCGCAGCGGCCGGTCCAGCGGCGTCGGCAGGGCGTTGCCCACCT from Phycisphaera mikurensis NBRC 102666 carries:
- a CDS encoding helix-turn-helix transcriptional regulator, which codes for MNDHLKRTLRLLVHLQAGGAMTTAQIAETLGTTPRTARRYLEKLREAGVRFEPGKPGTHRLGRGFWLQPPDLTLEEAAALTLASEVGNALPTPLDRPLREAARKLRAALPAALVAADGEATPAVSLAPSPREDGVADDVYARLDRAIRERRSAACLYESLTKPPESFRFDPWELHFSRRAWYVTGLHHGRGERGEARNLRLSRFTRVELTDTRFEVPESFTMARHLGSAWRMIRSPDGRIDEVRVRFLPAFAETAEATLWHPSQESAWHDDGSVTLSFRVDGLDEILWWVLGYGPGARVEAPPALRERVAAKLEEAAAAYRADDPGRRAAGPEPA